In Salmo salar chromosome ssa24, Ssal_v3.1, whole genome shotgun sequence, the following proteins share a genomic window:
- the LOC106585538 gene encoding angiopoietin-related protein 2, giving the protein MELPVVLLFLVYGLVSGAQQPQGQGNPQESNPQARSKERESSEDGLEREFLYAGQRSRRAPAEPQQPDKCSYTFIVPQQKVTGAICVNRKEPDAALENRVNKQELELLNVELQKQKMQIETLQQLVEVDGGIVNEVKLLRKESRNMNSRVTQLYMQLLHEIIRKRDNALELSQMENRILNQTSEMQQLTNRYKDLEHKYQHLASLANNQSVLITLLEEQCQGRSVSPPRPVPVPQPRPQPPPAPSPPINKPYQPPTYPRLTNQITNEIQSDQKSVLPVIPTMPSGTGSPSITSKPSGPWKDCLQALEDGHTASGMYLVKPENANKLMQVWCDQRHDPGGWTVIQRRLDGSVNFFRNWETYKQGFGNIDGEYWLGLENIYWLTNQRNYKLLVTLEDWSGRKVFAEYASFRLEPEADFYKLRVGRYHGNAGDSLTWHNGKQFTTLDRDHDAYTGNCAHYQKGGWWYNACAHSNLNGVWYRGGHYRSRYQDGVYWAEFRGGAYSLKKVSMMIRPNPNTFH; this is encoded by the exons ATGGAGCTCCCCGTGGTGCTGCTGTTCCTAGTGTATGGTCTTGTCTCTGGAGCCCAGCAGCCCCAGGGTCAGGGGAACCCTCAGGAGAGCAACCCCCAGGCCAGGAGCAAGGAAAGGGAGAGCAGTGAGGATGGCCTGGAGAGAGAGTTCCTGTATGCTGGGCAGAGGAGCAGGCGAGCCCCCGCCGAACCCCAGCAGCCTGACAAGTGTTCCTACACCTTCATCGTTCCCCAGCAGAAGGTGACAGGGGCCATCTGTGTGAACCGCAAGGAGCCGGATGCAGCGTTGGAGAACCGCGTCAACAAGCAGGAGCTGGAGCTGCTGAACGTGGAGCTGCAGAAGCAGAAGATGCAGATCGAGACGCTGCAGCAGCTGGTTGAGGTGGACGGAGGCATCGTCAACGAGGTCAAGCTGCTGAGGAAGGAGAGCAGGAACATGAACTCTAGGGTGACCCAGCTCTACATGCAGCTGCTACACGAGATCATCAGGAAGAGGGACAACGCCCTGGAGCTGTCCCAGATGGAGAACCGCATCCTCAACCAGACCTCGGAGATGCAGCAGCTCACTAACCGCTACAAGGACCTGGAGCACAAGTACCAGCACCTGGCCTCTCTGGCCAACAACCAGTCGGTCCTCATTACCCTGCTGGAGGAGCAGTGCCAGGGTCGGTCTGTCAGCCCCCCTCGCCCTGTTCCCGTCCCCCAGCCAAGGCCACAGCCCCCACCTGCACCATCACCACCCATCAACAAGCCCTACCAACCTCCCACCTACCCACGCCTCACCAACCAGATCACCAATGAGATTCAGAGTGACCAGAAGTCTGTACTGCCTGTCATTCCTACCATGCCCAGCGGCACAGGCAGCCCCTCTATCACTTCCAAACCCTCTG GGCCATGGAAGGACTGCCTACAGGCCCTTGAGGATGGCCACACGGCCAGTGGCATGTACCTGGTGAAGCCAGAGAATGCCAACAAACTAATGCAGGTGTGGTGTGACCAGAGACATGACCCTGGTGGCTGGACCGTCATCCAGAGGAGACTGGACGGCTCAGTGAACTTcttcaggaactgggagacttaCAAG CAAGGCTTTGGGAACATCGATGGAGAGTATTGGCTGGGCCTGGAGAACATCTACTGGCTGACCAACCAGAGGAACTACAAGCTGCTGGTGACTCTGGAAGACTGGTCTGGCAGGAAGGTGTTTGCAGAGTACGCCAGCTTCAGGCTGGAGCCTGAGGCAGACTTCTACAAGCTCAGGGTGGGCCGCTACCATGGCAACGCCGGAGACTCCCTCACCTGGCACAATGGCAAACAGTTCACTACGCTGGACAGAGACCATGATGCGTATACAG GTAACTGTGCCCACTACCAGAAGGGAGGCTGGTGGTACAACGCATGTGCCCATTCTAACCTCAACGGAGTATGGTACAGAGGAGGACACTACCGCAGTCGCTACCAAGATGGAGTCTACTGGGCTGAATTCAGAGGAGGTGCCTACTCCCTGAAGAAAGTATCTATGATGATAAGACCGAACCCAAACACCTTTCATTAA